In Macrobrachium rosenbergii isolate ZJJX-2024 chromosome 4, ASM4041242v1, whole genome shotgun sequence, one genomic interval encodes:
- the LOC136836559 gene encoding uncharacterized protein codes for MRQEFLREVRLPHHNIMVIKRVGGEVLGKTSGKKPPDDKETWWWNDGVKKVDKAKKDAKMIWEKFGQQEDKERYQRHKKQVKKAVAQQKARVLDEMYEELETPEGKRKIHRTAKSRDKNIKDYSHIKRVKDGNGVVLCNTDKIKKRWKEYYEHLFNEENPRKFFEDGFQNLGKTYC; via the coding sequence ATGAGGCAGGAATTTTTGAGGGAGGTTAGATTACCACACCACAACATTATGGtaataaagagagtgggtggagaggtgttgggaaagacatctggaaagaaacctcctgacgataaggaaacctggtggtggaatgatggaGTGAAAAAGGTGGAtaaagccaaaaaagatgcaaaaatgaTCTGGGAAAAGTttggacagcaagaggataaggagagatACCAAAgacacaagaaacaagtaaagaaggcagttgcacaacaAAAGGCAAGAGTATTAGATGAAatgtacgaagagctggaaacgcctgaggggaagagaaaaattcacagaactgCAAAGTCGAGAGACAAGAACATCAAAGACTATTCCCATATAAAAcgggttaaggatgggaatggagtagTTTTATGCAACAcagataagataaagaagaggtggaaagaatattatgaacacctgttcaatgaagaaaatcctagaaaattctttgaagatggattccagaatcTTGGTAAGACATACtgttag